The Pristiophorus japonicus isolate sPriJap1 chromosome 8, sPriJap1.hap1, whole genome shotgun sequence genomic sequence aattgatggcctctagttatgctcttccccacaagtggaaacactctctccatatctctatcaaaaccttccaccattttaaagacctctattaagtcacctctCCGCCTTCTTTTTTCAGGCAAAAAGAACCCGCCTGTTCATTTTTCCTGGTGGGTATAACCATCTCTGGGTGGGAAAACATTACAAAATTCAGGAGGATGACTTTCTGTCCTCAAAAGGAGAGAAGAGAAAAATAAAACTGCTCAGACACAAACTCAGGCGTTTAATCATTCCCGTTCTTTTTGCACTAACCAATGAAACAACTCACACTAGAACCTGGGACATCACAATGAGTGATTGACAGCTCCACTTGGCTCCAAACCCTGGTGTCAGCCAATCAGGTGCCAGTGACTTACTGATTGGTTGAGCTGGGACTTAGCCATCAGTTCAGTGTTCCTGGTTCAAAGCGAGAGATGGAGGTTTTGGGAATGTAATGAATACCATCTGTATTTTGGTTGATTTTTCTTTTAATTCATCCCTGATGTGTGGGTGTCGAGAGCAAAAGTTTCAGGCTTGGTTTTGAAGCCCTCTACAGTTGGATAGCCAGCAGACACTTCCTGTCCAGGCACAAACATGAAGAACGACTCATGAGAGGTGCTGACAGCCCGCCGAACTTTACATTCTGAAGATTTTTTACCTGCAGATGCGCAAGGGAGAAAACAGAAGGGAACCCTTTGGTCTGGAATTTGTGGCTGGGGTCGCAGCAAAGGCATTCGCCGCTGGCCCCAAAGAAAGCTGCAGAGATCTCGTAAACTTTGTGGCAAGAAGCTTGCCTTTTTTGACATTCAAGCAATGTAGTGGGGATTCCCTAATGCAATGCTGCTGTGATGTCAGCAAGCTGTCTATTcccagacagggaaccaggaaataagaagctgcttttatccggaTTAAAAAaagaatgttagagagcaaaacaaagattagggctctcacatggggatgaggtagaatctgaaatatcatgaacaaactttcaaaaaatgtgtttttttaagtttcttaaaaaattgtattttttattataatggagaaattGGACACTCCACAAAATGACTAAGTTTTTCAGGGCCaaaacgtttgtttagcagtcaatacgttgTTAAACCCCCAGTTACATCCAACAGGGCCTAACTTTTAATTTAACTGCAATATTCccgcggaaaagcccaagtttttgtcagtttcaccgATTGCCAGTTATGGGAGGGGCTCCACAGTgcagcgagtgtcggagcagtgaatgagtgactgcaacttcaggatttctgctttaggatgtgcatgtgctaaatcctgaagttgcggtcagtttcaaaggggtaataacagcgaacgctgttaattcactgttattacccactgcaaattccgggccgctATTTCCTGAAAGAAGTATCCTTGTGGAAAGCTGTTGTAAAAGGATTTTGTTTTTGTTGTGTTAGATGATTTAATCATGGCAGATGCTAATTGTTTCTATTTTATTTTGCTTCTCTGATTCACAGGTGAAGGCTTTTGTTCAGGAAGACCTGCCTCTTTAGTATCCTTTGAAAACCTGAGTGCTTGTGAGGTTCACAATAGAAAGGTTTTATTGAGTAGATCTATGCTGTGGTCGTACTGGGTTCTGggggacaataagaacataagacttcggagcaggagttggtcattcagcccctcgagcctgctctgctattcaacaataagatcatggctgatcttcgacctcaacgccactttcctgcactatccctatatccctttaatatccaaaaatatatcgatctttgTCTTTAATATActctgactgagcctccacaggcctctgatcttcagctcctccccaccactCCAACTAAAGGGGAGATATTTATAATGCCAGGCTCCTGTTGTAATTAGCCGGGTCTGGTAAGTTCTGAGCGACACCAGTGTGAGGTGCAGCTAGCTCCTCCTCTGAGAAGAGAATGGGCACTGGCTGTGGATTtaagaggaagtttctcctcagttGAGGGGGGACAACTATAACAGCCTCACCACTGCCATAGCTGAGATCAGATAATTCAACATAGACTAGGGATGGAACCCGAGGCCTCACATGGTCCAGAATGCTCAGTCTGTCGGGCTGTGCATCTACGCATCTGGTCACCTGTTCTCTCTGGATAACTAACTTTGAGTGTTTGGACAAAAACACAAGATAATGATGGTAGGGAGCAGGAAACTTTGCCCCCTACCCTCCCCGGTCATGAGAAAGGGAGTGAGGAGGGGAATCCAGTGGAGGGCTGGGGTTTGGCCACTAATCAATGTGCGTCCACTGTACATCACCAGCTGCAATACCTGTTTGAGACCCTTCTTTCTTCAAGCTTTCCTGACCTGCTGCTAAAGTCACAATCTGGTGTTGAAGTACATCCCGGGAGCAAGCCCCGAGCTCCTCCTCCTCAACTACAATTTTGAAGAACTGGatgtaagatttttttttaattttacattGTTGTGATTTTCTTTCTGTGATTGAAAGATAAGAGATGTTAGCATCAAATACAGTCAGACCAGGTACAGCGCATTAAATGCAAGGTAAAGCTCCCTCGACTTAGCCCAACAATATGCTGCAGCCCCCAACCACAGATTagaacccccccacccctcaatctcctatCCTGTGGTGTCTCTGAGCAAGTTTGCTGATTTACAACTAAATTACAATCTAACCTAGGCCCTTCCTGGTTGCAGAGCTCAGCGCCTCCCTGGATAAAATTGCTGGGTAAACGGCTAATCCACTGGGGGAGtctaacttaagaacataagaaattggagcaggagtaggccatacggcccctcaagcctgctccgccattcactaagatcatggctgaccttcgacctcaactccattttcccgcccaatccccatatcctttgattctcctagactccaaaaatctatctctgtcttgcatatactcaacgactccgcatccacagccctctgagtgaagaaattcctcctcatcttagtcttaaatggctgaccccttatcctgagactatgccccctagttctagactctccagccaggggaaacaacctctcggcctctaccatgtcaatccccctcagaattttatgattcaataagatcacccaattataggcccaatctacttgtatggttgagcataaatatcagttaaTGAACAGGTGCTGAAGGATGGTGGGAAGAAGGATTGTGACCATGATTcctggtgaggagagggagggagagaaattcTTGAGGACAGGGCGAAGGCGAGTGATTCTTGATgagcaggagggagagggaaagttgCCATTCAGGGTTAGAGAGCTTCCCCATGGTGAGGAGAACTAATCCAGAGGCAGGTGTTGAATGAAAATCGGCCCAAAGCACAAGGGGAGGATTACCCTGCCAGCGGTTCCCGTGGGCCTGACTCACATGTCTCGACCCGCTACTAAATTCACAACCCAGTATTGAATTATTTCCCAGGAGTGGATCCTGAACTCGTTCTCGTGAACTATGCTTGCCAGGAACTAGATATAAGCCATCAATTTTGTTAGAATTCCTTTTGTGCTCATTTAAGTGACAACACTGGGGAATGAAATATGTTTCTACTTTTGTAACCCAATGCCAGCCAGCATCGTGCACAACCGGGTGGtaaaacacaggttagatacaaagtaaagccccTTGTACTCTGTTCCATCAGTGTGCCTTAAACCGAATCTGCACCAGGGAGATTGGCAATTTACTGTAAGTTTGGGGCACTTTTGTGCTGTGGACCCATGCTCACTGAGAACGCTACTGACACTCCCCAAACTCATTTCACGTAGGATTCATAGAGCCAACAGCTTGGCAACTATTGTCCTCTGGATTAAGCCCAGATCCCAAAGGTGAAAGGGTGCTGTATCACTGTCTCTGCATCATCCCCATAACTAATGAattattttttacattttatttcacCTTGTaattttcttaagttttttttccAGAGTGAAATGTCCCACAACTCCTCCGTTGagtattttaaaaattcattcctgggatgtgggcgtcgctggcaagtctggcatttattgcccattcgctAATTgcccgagaaggtgatggtgagctgccttcttgaaccactgcagtccatgaggcgaaggttctcccacagtgtatAGACAGGGAGTGCAGGGTGCTGGCACCATCAATATTGTTTCCTGATCAGCCAGCAACTGAGCCTGAATCCTGTGTGACACAGATGGTGTCAGTCTTCTGGTCTTGTATGTGGAATTTGTGCAGGCAGCAAGCTGTCCACGGAACAGAGCAACCTGATCAGGCTTACTAAGAAGAGAGGCCGATCGGAGAAAAAGTCTGTCTCCAGGGCGTATTGAACCCACCACGGTCTGGAAATTCCAATCTCCTGCTGCAACTTCAGACGTTTGAGCTGATTCTCTGGCTCTTCCTCCAATCTCCTTCCAAAGTTATGGCAGTAGATCGAGAGAACCCCTGTGGAGTTTCAGGGCTAGTGTGTTTTTGTTATTGCAGTTACATTCAGAAATACCAGCCCCCTCCTTAGTGGGTGGCATGTTATCTAATGGAGTCTATTGTCCATGTGAGATCCATTTATTTTTAActgagtgactcctgccaacgaaccaGAACTGATTTCAATGACCGAAAGCTGCGCAGAAGCGTTCTGTGCATTAATCTAGAAATTTCGATGATGTTTCTCCTtgccccgctccctgttcccgacaTTTCAGCCCCGCTCCAGAACAGTTGCTACAAACGGCTTCACAGCATAGTTTCACCCAGCAGTTTTCAAATCGGAACCACCAAAAAACCACTGGGACTGCACAAGTGTAactacttccggttcgttggcagcagccaTGTCCTTGTGTTCATTGCTTTTCTCAGGATGGGGCGAagctgcatttattgtccatccctagctgCCTGGAGAAGTTGGAAGTGAGTCTTCTCCTTGACCCGCTGCAGTTCTTCTGTTCATAAGCTCCCTCAACTCCTTCTCTGCGGTAGGTAGggaatgccaggattttgacccggcggcaaagaaggaacagcgatatgttGATCTGGATAAGATGGTGTTCCCATCATCTTGctgttcttggtggtagaggttacTACATgggtgggaggtgctgttgaagtaagctTGGTAACTTGCTGCAGATTGTAGATACTGCAACCAGTGTGCACTGGCAGTAGATATCAAGCCAAGCGGGTGGGCACCAATCGAGCAAACTGGTCTTTCTGGGATTGTGTTGAGCTTCTGGAGTTTTGCTGTAGCTGTTCCTGTCCagacaagtggtgagtattccatcacactcttgaattGAACCTTGTAGATATAGGAAAGGCTTTGAGGGCTCAGAGTGAGCCACTTCTCAGAGTATGAAGCCTCTACACTGTTGGTAGCCACATTGTTGGTATGGCTGGTCCAGGTAAGCTTCTGGTCAGAAGTGATCCccagatgttgatagtgggggacttGACAATGATGGTGCCATTGAAGGTTGGGGAGGTGGTTGGGCTTTTTTCCTGGTAAATATGGTCATTGTCTGCACTCAtgtggtacgaatgttacttgGCAACCATAGCCTGGATGTTATCTATATGTAGGCTGGTGCAGGCTGCTCTATTATTGGAATACTAAAATCATCAACACACAGCCCCACTCTTGACCCTGTGAGGGAGGTCAGATCATTGATAAAGTTGCTGAAAGTGGTTGGGTCCAGGAAGTTGCTCTGAAGAACTCCGGCAGAATGTCCTGAGGCTGCAATGATTGGCCTCCAAAAAACTATGTCCCTCTCACTGTGTGTCCGGTGTGACCGAGGCCACAGATTGGCTTTTCCTTGACCTCCGCTGAAGGGCTCCTTGGTGTCATACAATGTCAGATATTGCCTTGATATTTATTTAAAACATTTACACAAAgtccttttcttccccccccccccccacccccccccaccccccccattttgCTCCCCTCCTGAAGATGCCGAATTAACCTGGGGTATGGAGCTAGAACAACGGTTGCTTTCTGGTATGGTCCTAAGTGCCCATTGTTTGTGTGAGCCTATTGAGTTTTAGAAGGCTATTTGATTATGGGGAATGTCCTCCTTCCTCATCAGCTTCCACACACATTCCAACAGTGGTCACTGAAGAGCAAATAGCTGTGGTAACCCAGGCTGATTTGtcatctctaaacctcccccactaCCCCAGAGCTCAGGAGTGCCAAGATTAATTGCAGTGCCCCAACATCTGCCGTAGCAGAGAACAGCTAGCTCAGCAAAGACCAAAGATTGTATCCGGGACCATCTTGGTTTGTATGGTTCTACACACCCATTGTGTTTGGAATTTATTCCTTATCACTCTGTCAATTCTACTTGTCACTCAAGTCTTTAATGTCCTGTCTCCACAGCGAGTTAACCTTATGCCAATGACCAGGAAAGAGATCAATGCATTACTGCTGAGTCTGGGATTTTACAAGAAGGACAGCCCAAACGCCCATGTGCCAGATAAGTTCTACTATGCGCCAATGACCAACAGACCCGTAAAGCATTCCGCCTTCTCTGTGGGACAACCCAATCAAGAAGATGAGACTGTGGAGTTGGACAAGTCAGATGAGTTGAAACAAGATCTATAGGCAAATGGTTCAAGTGTTATCGCTATGGCCCCTAATTGGCGAGAAGGTAATAACCACAAGTGGATTGAAAACCTGACTGGTCTCATCCTGGTTTTAGGCCTTGGCTTTCCTGtgatctcattgctgctcgttaacCATCCATCTGTTTATTATCAATGCCATCGGGTTTTATATTTGTTTAATTCCCTTCTAACTATGGGGAGAAAATTTGATTGGCCCACTGGTGAGCAAGTAGATAGAGACTGTGGGCAGGCGGGTGTGCGGAGAAATTCAAATAACATCTTCCTGACTAACAGGTCTATTTACATCTGAGGCTCACTGAGCCTGTTATAGCCTGAATCCCCAAAATGGCCCCCTGCAGCCTCGAGAATGAAATATATTAGAAAATGAACTGAGTGTTGATGCTAAATGGAACTGGTGTAGCTAGAGCAGGTCGGATTAAGGAACTGAGGTCAGCTGACATCGATGGCATCATCACAAGAGGGAGAACTGATTGGTCCAAAGAGTTCTTCTCACATGAAGAACACCATGGTGAAGGGCAACATGTGATGGGGTCTCAGACCATGCTATTGGTTCAGTCTGGTGGCTCGATCGGTAAAGGTGCTGCTCAGGGCAGTAGTCCGTCCTCCAGACAAGCGAGGTACCGGGTTTCAACCCagctctgtgctgagttagctggtcgTAGCCAGGGTGGCAATCGGGGTATTACAATTGGCTCCGATGTCTCTGGGTTAGGGAAGGGAATGGCTTCCTGCTCCTGACCATTTATCCTGGAAAATATCTAAGTTGGGTGAGGACGGGAGCGGGTTGGCCTGCGATGCCCTGCTTGGTTGAATAGTCACTGGACACTGTCgacactcacacatgaagaatggccactaggGGGAGGCTATGGGCAGGTACCCATGAAACTGTACCACAGCAAGAGTGAGTGGCTGTAGGAGAGGTGGTCTGAAAACTTGGCTGGAAAAGTGAAGCTGGAATATCCTCACAGGGGTTTGTCCATTAGACCCGCACAATAGTGTGAATGGCTGGGTTTACTAtctttttaacatagaaacatagaaaataggtgcaggagtaggccattcagcccttcgagcctgcaccactattcaatatgatcatgcaacttcagtaccccatttctgctttctctccataccccttgatccctttagccaaaagggccatatttaactccctcttgaatatatctaacaaactggcctcaacaactttctgtggtagagaattccacaggttcacaattctgattgaaaaagtttctcctcatctcggtcctaaatggcttaccacttacccttagactgtgacccctgctcctggacttcccccaacatcgggaacattcttcctgcatttaatctgtccaatcccgtcagaattttatgattctgagattccctctcattcttctaaattccagtgaatataaacctagtcgatcaagtctttcttcatatgtcagtcctgctatcctgggaatcagtctggtgaaccttcgctgcactcccttaatagcaagaatgtccttcctcagattaggagaccaaaactgtacacaatattcaaggtgtgcacctccccttttaataatctgtcaccattcagataatctgccttcctgtttttgccaccaaaatggataacctcacatttatccacattatactgcatctgccatgcatttgcccaagtccccctgcagcctcctagcatcctcctcgcagctcacgctgccacccagcttagtgtcatctgcaaagttggagatattaaaattcaattccttcgtctaaatcattaatgtatattgcaaatagctgcggtcccagaactgaaccctgtggca encodes the following:
- the selenom gene encoding selenoprotein M is translated as MLLLALLGLFQAVSCYKIDLEKPKGLSRGRVETCGGUQLTVLEEVKAFVQEDLPLYHNLVLKYIPGASPELLLLNYNFEELDRVNLMPMTRKEINALLLSLGFYKKDSPNAHVPDKFYYAPMTNRPVKHSAFSVGQPNQEDETVELDKSDELKQDL